DNA sequence from the Stenotrophomonas sp. 24(2023) genome:
CTGGCGCGTGTCCACGGCGATGTCGCCCTGCCCGGCCCGCGACAGGAACAGCATGTCGTTGACGATCGCCCGCAGCCGTTCCAGTTCCTCCAGGTTGGATTGCAGCACCTCCTGCAATGCATCGCGATCGCGCGGGCGCGACAGCGCCACCTGGGTCTGGCCCATCAGGTTGGCCAGCGGCGTGCGCAGCTCGTGCGCCACATCGGCATTGAAGCCATCCAGACGGGTGTAGGCCGCTTCCAGCCGGTCCAGCGCGCCGTTGAAGGCATGGGTCAGGTGGCCCAGCTCCGCCGGCAGCGCCGTGGCCCGCAACCGCTGCGACAGCCGCTGCGGGCTCAGCGCCCGTGCCTCGTTGGACAGCGCCCGCAAGGGCCGCAGGCCCAGCCGCGCGATCCAGTACCCCAGCCCCGCCACCAGCAGCACGCCCAGTACGCCGGCCACCCACAAGGCCCAGCTGAAGCGCTGCAGCGCCTGCGCATAGGGTTCATCGTCGATGCCGATCCACAGGTCCACCGCCGGCCGCTCGCCGTGGCCGGGCACGTGGTGGTGCAGCGTGCGCAGCTGCTCGCTGCCACGGGCCAGGGTGCCCATGCCGCCGTCACCGCGCCCGGCCGCGCGCACGCTGGGCGGGGCATCGCCAATGCGGAAATTGGCGTCCGGGCTCCACGCCCAGACCTGGGTATCGCGGTCGCCGGAAATCAGGTTGGCGACCTTCTCGCGCACCTTGGCCCAGCGCACCTGCGAATCACACATGGCCACGCTGCCACTGACCGAATGCAGCTTGGTTTCCAGCTCGGCGCGCTGGTAGCGCATCACCTGCCGTTCCAGCACGCTGTACACGCCGAACCCGAGCAGGGTGAACACCAGCAGCGCCGCCAGCGCGAACATCAGCGCCAGCCGTTGTGCGATGGACAGCCTCATGCGCGCGGCTCCTCCTCGCCTTCACGCACTTCCAGCACATAGCCCATGCCGCGCACGGTGTGCAGCAGGCGCCGTGCGTAGGGGCCGTCGATCTTGCTGCGCAGGCGCTTGATCGCCACTTCCACCACGTTGGTGTTGCTGTCGAAGTTGATGTCCCACACCTGCGCGGCGATCAGCGTCTTTGACAGGATCTGCCCACGCCGTTGCGCCAGCAGGGCCAGCAGGGCGAACTCCTTGCCGGTCAGGTCCAGCCGGTTGCCGTCACGGAACGCGCGGCGCGCCAGCAGGTTCACCTGCAGGTCGCCCACCTGCAGTTCGGTGGGTTCCTGCTGGCGGCCACGGCGCACCAGCGCCTGCAGCCGCGCCAGCAGTTCGATGAAGGAAAACGGCTTGACCAGGTAGTCATCGGCCCCCTGCCCCAGGCCATGCACGCGGTCATCCACGCGGTCGCGGGCGGTCAGCATGATCACCGGGGTCTGCTTGCTGCGGCGCAGCTCGCGCAGCACGCTGAAGCCATCCATGCCCGGCAGCATCACATCCAGCACGATCACGTCGTAGTCCAGTTCGCGCGCCAGGTGCAGGCCGCTGATGCCATCGGCGGCCAGGTCCACCGCCCAGCCCTGCTCACCCAGGCCGGTGCGCAGGTAATGGGCGGTCTTGCTTTCATCTTCGACGATCAACAGCTTCATCCGGGCTCCGCCGCGGCGGCCCCGGCCATCGCCCTGCGCTCGCGTCGGCGCTGCAGGAACAGGCGGTCCAGGGCCAGGTAAATGACCGGGGTACTGTACAGCGTCAGCACCTGGCTGATCAGCAGCCCTCCCACCACCGCCACGCCCAGCGGCTGGCGCAGCTCCGAGCCGGTACCGAAGCCGATCATCAGCGGAATGGCCCCCAGCAACGCCGCCAGGGTGGTCATCATGATCGGCCGGAACCGGGTCAGACAGGCCTCGTGGATGGCCTGCCGCGGTGACAGGCCCCGCCGGCGCTGCGCATCCAGCGCGAAGTCGACCATCAGGATGCCGTTCTTCTTGACGATGCCGATCAGCAGCACGATGCCGATCAGTGCCATGATCGAGAAATCCAGCCCCCACAGCCACAGCATCAGCACCGCGCCGATGCCGGCCGAGGGCAGCGTGGACAGGATGGTCAGCGGGTGCACGAAACTTTCGTACAGCACGCCCAGGATGATGTAGACCGCCAGCAGCGCGGCCAGGATCAGCATCGGCTGGCTGGCCAGCGATTCCTGGAATGCCTGCGCGGTCCCCTGGAAACGGCCGCTGATGCTGGCCGGCATGCCGATCTGCGCCTGCTCGCGTTCCACCAGCGCCACCGCATCGCCCAACGCCACGCCCGGGGCCAGGTTGAAGGACAGGTTGACCGCCGGCAGCATGCCGTTGTGGTTGATGGTCACCGGGCCGTTGCGCGGCGGCTGCACGCGGGCCACCGCCGACAACGGCACCATCTGCCCGCTCAGCGGCGAGCGCAGGTGGAAATAGGCCAGCGCATCGACATTGCCCAGTTGGCCAGGAGCGACTTCCAGGATGACCTTGTACTGGTTGGTCTCGGTCTGGAATTCATTGATCTGGCGCTGCCCGAAGGCATCGTAGAGCACCTGGTCGATGTCCCGGGCGCTCAGCCCGAACCGCGCGGCCGCGGTACGGTCGATCTCCAGCCGGGTGACGCTGGCGCCGATCTGCTGGTCGTTGGACACATCACGCAGCTGTGGCAGGGCCCGCAGCCGCGCGGTCAGCCGTTCGGCCCACGCCGACAGCTCGCCGCTGGACTGCCCGCGCAGTGCGTACTGGTACTGCGTGCGCGAAGGCCCGGCACCGATGTTGATGTCCTGCGCGGCACGCATGTACACCGCGATGCCCGGCACCGCCGACAGCTTGGCACGCATGCGGTCGATGAAGGCGTGCACGTCCACATCACGGTCGCCGCGGTCCTTGAGGATGAACCAGAAGCGGCCGTTGGACAGCGTCTGGCTGCCGCCGACGGCACCCACGGCATGGTTGTAGGCCAGCAGCGCCGGATCATCGGCGGCGATGCGTTCAAGCTGCTTGTGCTTGGCCACCATTTCCTCGTAGCCGATGTCCTGCGCCGCTTCGGTGGTGACAACCACGAACGCGGTGTCCTGCAGCGGAAAGAAGCCCTTGGGAATCCACACGTAGGACGCCACCGCCACGGCCACGGTGGCGGCAAAGCCCAGCAGTACCGTCTTCGGGTGGCCCAGTGCCCATTGCAGGCTCTGGTCGTACCCGGCCAGCAGGCGCGTGGCCAGCGTCGCCTGGCCCTCGTGGTGCACGGGCATGCGCTTCATCAGGTGCGCGGCCATCATCGGTGCGACCGTGAGCGAGGCCACGATGGAGATCAGGATGGCCACGGTCATGGTCAGCGCGAATTCGGCGAACAGGCGCCCCACTACACCGTCCATGAACAGCAGCGGGATGAACGCGGCGATCAGCGACAGGCTGATCGACACCACCGTGAAACCGATCTCGCCGGCCCCCTGCAGCGCCGCCTCCACCGGCCCGAGCCCGGCTTCGCGGTGGCGGTGGATGTTCTCCACCACCACGATGGCATCGTCGACGACGAAGCCCACGGCCACCACCAGCGCCACCAGGGTCAGGTTGTTCAGGCTGAACCCGGCCACGTACATCGCCGCGAACGTCGCCACCAGGGACACGACCAGCACGGCGCCCACGATCAGCGTGGCCGACAGCTGGCGCAGGAACAGGCCCATCACCAGCACCACCAGCACGATGGCCAGCACCAGGGTCAGCTCCACTTCGTGCAGGGAGGCACGGATGGTGCGGGTGCGGTCGTTGAGCACCTCCACATCGACACTGGCCGGCAGCGTGGCGCGCAGTTCCGGCAGCGCGGCCAGCACCGCATCGGTGGTACGCACGATGTTCGCGCCGGGCTGGCGGCTGATGATCAGGCCAACGCCGGTCTGCCCGTTCGGCCAGGCCTGCGCATAGGCATTTTCCGCGCCGTTTTCCACGGTTGCGACATCGCCCAGATGTACCGGCGCACCGTTGCGGTAGGCCACCACCAGCGTGCGGTAGGCCTGCGCGTCGAACAGCTGGTCGTTGGCGTCGAAGGTGGACAGGCTGCGGTCGCTGACCAGCGCCCCCTTGGCCTGGTTGACGCTGGCGGCCTGGGCAACGCTGCGCAGGTCGGACAGGGTCATCCCCATGGCCGCCAGGCGCTCGGGTTGGGCCTGGATGCGGATGGCGGGCCGGCGCTGGCCGACGATGGCCACTTCCGATACCCCGCTGATCTGGCTGATCGCACGCGCCAGCCGGGTTTCAGCCAGATCGCTCAGTTCGGTCAGCGGCATCTGCGATGACACCATGCTCAGCACCAGCAACGGGCTGTCGGCCGGGTTCATCTTGCGCCAGGTCGGCAGGTTCGGCAGATCGCTGGGCAGGCGCCCGGCCGCGGCATTGATGGCGGCCTGGACTTCCTGCGCGGCGGTGTCGATGTCCTTTTCCAGGGTGAACTGCAGCGTGATGGATGTGCTGCCCAGGGCGCTGCTGGACGTCATTTCGATGATGCCCGGCACGCCGGTCAGCTGGGTTTCCAGCGGCGTGGCCACGGCCGAGGCCATGGTTTCGGCGCTGGCCCCCGGCAGGCTGGCACTGACGCGCAAGGTGGGGAATTCGGCTTCCGGCAGCGGCGCGATGGGCAAGCGCGGCAAGGCCGCCACGCCCAGCAGCACCACCGCCAGGGTCAGCAGCGTGGTCGCCACCGGGTGCCGGATGAACCAGGACGACAGCGATACCCGCGCGGTCACGGTGCCGCCCCGCGCGTGCTGGTCGCTGCCGCCGGCCGGGCTTCGGCCACCGCGCTGCCCGGGCGCAGCCGCGACTGGCCATCACGCACCACCACGTCGCCCACCTTCAGCGCGCCACGGACCACCACCGCCCCGTCACCCTGTGCGCCGGCCTCTACCGGCACCGGCTGCGCCCTGCCATCAGCCTCGACACGGTAGACGAAGCTGCCGTCCACGCCACGCAGCACGGCTTCGGGCGGCAGCACCAGCGCCGCGCGGCTGCGGCCGGCCAGCACCCGCACGCTGACCAGCTGGCCGGGCCACAGGCGGTCATCGGCGTTGCCGAAGGACGCGCGCAGGCGCACGGTGCCGGAGGCCTCTTCCACCTGGTTGTCGATCACCCGCAGGGTGCCTTCGGCCAGCAGCTGGCCACCATCGCGATCCAGTGCCTGCACCGCGACCGGGCCGGCCGCCAGCGCCGCGCGCAGCTGCGGCAGCGCATCCTGTGGCAGCGGGAACACCACGGAAATGGGATCGGTCTGCTGCACCGTCACCAGGCCCTGGGTATCGCTGGCCCGTACCAGGTTGCCCGGGTCCACCTGGCGCAGCCCGATACGGCCGTCCAGCGGCGAGACGATGCGCGTGTACGACAGCTGCACCCGGGCCGCATCCACCGCCGACTGGTTGCCGTTGCCGGTGGCCTGCAGCTGCTTCACCGTGGCGGCCTGCTGTTCCAGCATCTGCCGCGACACCAGCTGGTCGCCGGACAGGTGCTGCAGCCGCGCCAGGTCCGAACGCGCGGCCTGCAGCGTGGCCTGGTCACGCGACAGCGCGGCCTGCGCACCGCCCAGGTCGGCCCGGATGGCGCGGTCGTCGATGCGGGCCAGCAGCTGGCCACGCTGCACTTTCTGCCCTTCCTCGAACAGCACCTCGGTCAGCACGCCATCCACCTGCGGGCGCAGCACCGCGCTCTGCAGCGACTGCACGGTGCCGATGCCATTGCGCCAATGCGCCACATCGCGCTGCTCGACCCGGGTGGTCACCACCGGCACCGGTGGCGGCGCCGTGCTGGGCTGCGCATCGGTGCGCGACGCGCCATGGAACAGGAACCCCAGCAGCAGGGCCAGCAGCAACACGCTGGCCAGCAGTGGGCGACGGCGGCGCAGCAGGGCGGAAACATCGGGCATGGGCATCGGGCAGGTCCGGTCCGGGGCCAGCGTGGGATCGCTGGCAGGGCACCATGCTCCCGCCTGGCGGCCAGCATCACGCTGTCAGCCGCCTGACAATCCTGTCAGGTTCGGTGCCGCGCCCAGCCCATCTCAACGGCGGTCGAGGAAGAATTCCACCGGTACCACCACCTGCACCGGATCACCCGGCACGCCGGCCGGGGGCGGCGGCACCGGCTGCGCACGCTGCACCACGGCCAGGGTTTCGGCATCCAGTGCGGCAACGCCACTGCCCTGCAGCAGACGGATCGCGCTGACCTGTCCGTGCCGGTCCACCGCGAACTGCACATCGGCCACGCCCTGTTCGCGGCGGCGCTGGGCCTGCCGCGGGTAGCGCTTGTGCCGCTCCAGGTGCCCCAGCAGCTGGGCCTGCCAGCGCGCCATGGCCTGAAGGCCACTGCCGCTGCTGTCACGCGGGGCCTGCACCTGCGGCCCCGGCGCGGCGGCACTGGCCGGTGGCGCGGTGGCCTGCTCGGCGCCCGGCGCAGCGGATGCCGGCGCGGCGCCTGCCGCCACCGCGAGCTCGCCGTCGGCGGCCGCCGGCACCGGCGGCACGGCGGTGGCCGGTACCGTGCTGCGCACCGACACCGGCGCTGGCAACACGGCGGCCTCGGCCTCGGCCGGCCGCCCCTGCGGCACCGGCGGCCCCACCGGCAACGGCGTGTCGGCGGCCGGTGGCGCCTGAACCGTCTCGGCCGGTACCAGCATCACCATGCGCACCGCCGCAGTTGCGGGCAGGGGCACGCGATCGTGCGTGGGCCACAGCAGCATGGCGATCACGGCCGCGTGCAGCAGCGTGGCCAGCAGCGCGGCGATGGCCCAGTGCCGCGACGGTGCAGCGCTCACGGCGCAGCAGCATCCTGCGCGACCAGGCCGACACGCAGGTAGCCCTGCATGCGCAGCTGATCCAGCACGGCAATCACCTGCTGGTAGGCCACCTGGCGATCGGCCGCCAGCAGCACGCTGCGGTTGCGGTCGCCGCCACTGCGCGCATCCAGCAGACGGCCAAGGTCCCCCGGCGCGACCACCTGCTGCTGCAGGCGCAGGCTGCCGTCGGCGGACAACGCCAGCTGCAGCGGGGGGTCCGGCGGGGTCGCCGCGGCGGTGCGGCTGGCGGGCAGCTGCACGGCGATGTCCACCGTGCTCAGCGGTGCGGCCACCATGAAGATGATCAGCAGGACCAGCATCACGTCGATGAACGGCGTGACATTGATGTCGTGCTGCTCGGGCAGTGCGGTGTCGTCATCATCGTTTCCCTCAGGCAGGTGCATCGGCACGCTCCGCGCTGGGCCGGTCCAGTTCGCGCGATACCCGCTGCTGCAGCGCCGCGCTGGCATCGCCCAGTTCGGCGCGCAGCACGGTGATGCGGCGGCCCAGGTGGTTGTAGATCACCACCGCCGGAATGGCCGCGACCAGGCCCATGGCCGTGGCCAGCAGCGCTTCGGCAATGCCGGGGGCCACCACCGCCAGACTGCTGCTGTGGCTGGCGGCGATGCCGACGAAGCTGTTCATGATGCCCCACACCGTACCGAACAGGCCGACGAACGGTGCCACCGCGCCCACCGTGGCCAGCACGCCAGTGCCTACCCGCCAGCGCCGCAGCGCCGCCAGTTCGATGCGGTGCAGCCGCGAGGCCAGGCGCGGGGCCACGCCCTGCACATGCGCCAGATCGGCCGACTGTTCCAGTTCGTCCTGCGCGGCATGCAGCAGTTGCCCGGCCACACCCTGCTGCAGGGCGGGCTCAGTGCAGGCCTGTGGCCAGTCGCGGGCGTGCCGCAGGGCGGCGATGGCCGCCTGTACCTGCCGGCGCTGGCCGCGCAGTTCCCACTGCTTGGCCAGCAGCACCGTCCAGGTGGCCAGCGACGCCACTGCCAGACCGAGCATCACCGTCTTCACCACGGCATCGGCCTGCAGGTACATCTGCCACGGCGTCAGGGCCCCGGCGGCCACCACCATGGCCATCAGTGCGACCTCCCTGCCGCTGCCGGGCCGCGGGGCGGCACGGGACACTCCCCGGCCCCGCCGCCCCACCCCGCGTTCGTCCTGGCGTACCCGCTCATGGCAGCTCCTCTGCCACGTATGCGTTGACGGCGGCAAACGCGGCCTGCGCGCCGGCCACCATCGCCTGCTCCTGGTCCGGCGGCAGCACCAGCGTGTTCAATGCCGTGGTGAACGCGCGCCAGTGCCGCGCCGCACCTTCCGGGTGGGCGGCCAGATGGCGCGCACCGAAGCGCGCATCCAGGCCCAGCGCTGCGGCCAGCTTGTACAGCAGCGTGCCACCGAGGTTGGAACCCTCGGCGACGTACAGCCAGCCCAGCGCGGTGGGCACTGCGGCATCACTGGCCAGGCGCGGCGCCGCCGCCGGTGGCAGTGGCTGGCCGAGGTCGGCCAGGTCCTGGGCGATGCGCGCCAGCCGCGAGCGCTGCGCCAGGTCCGGCAGCAGC
Encoded proteins:
- a CDS encoding multidrug efflux RND transporter permease subunit: MTARVSLSSWFIRHPVATTLLTLAVVLLGVAALPRLPIAPLPEAEFPTLRVSASLPGASAETMASAVATPLETQLTGVPGIIEMTSSSALGSTSITLQFTLEKDIDTAAQEVQAAINAAAGRLPSDLPNLPTWRKMNPADSPLLVLSMVSSQMPLTELSDLAETRLARAISQISGVSEVAIVGQRRPAIRIQAQPERLAAMGMTLSDLRSVAQAASVNQAKGALVSDRSLSTFDANDQLFDAQAYRTLVVAYRNGAPVHLGDVATVENGAENAYAQAWPNGQTGVGLIISRQPGANIVRTTDAVLAALPELRATLPASVDVEVLNDRTRTIRASLHEVELTLVLAIVLVVLVMGLFLRQLSATLIVGAVLVVSLVATFAAMYVAGFSLNNLTLVALVVAVGFVVDDAIVVVENIHRHREAGLGPVEAALQGAGEIGFTVVSISLSLIAAFIPLLFMDGVVGRLFAEFALTMTVAILISIVASLTVAPMMAAHLMKRMPVHHEGQATLATRLLAGYDQSLQWALGHPKTVLLGFAATVAVAVASYVWIPKGFFPLQDTAFVVVTTEAAQDIGYEEMVAKHKQLERIAADDPALLAYNHAVGAVGGSQTLSNGRFWFILKDRGDRDVDVHAFIDRMRAKLSAVPGIAVYMRAAQDINIGAGPSRTQYQYALRGQSSGELSAWAERLTARLRALPQLRDVSNDQQIGASVTRLEIDRTAAARFGLSARDIDQVLYDAFGQRQINEFQTETNQYKVILEVAPGQLGNVDALAYFHLRSPLSGQMVPLSAVARVQPPRNGPVTINHNGMLPAVNLSFNLAPGVALGDAVALVEREQAQIGMPASISGRFQGTAQAFQESLASQPMLILAALLAVYIILGVLYESFVHPLTILSTLPSAGIGAVLMLWLWGLDFSIMALIGIVLLIGIVKKNGILMVDFALDAQRRRGLSPRQAIHEACLTRFRPIMMTTLAALLGAIPLMIGFGTGSELRQPLGVAVVGGLLISQVLTLYSTPVIYLALDRLFLQRRRERRAMAGAAAAEPG
- a CDS encoding heavy metal sensor histidine kinase; the protein is MRLSIAQRLALMFALAALLVFTLLGFGVYSVLERQVMRYQRAELETKLHSVSGSVAMCDSQVRWAKVREKVANLISGDRDTQVWAWSPDANFRIGDAPPSVRAAGRGDGGMGTLARGSEQLRTLHHHVPGHGERPAVDLWIGIDDEPYAQALQRFSWALWVAGVLGVLLVAGLGYWIARLGLRPLRALSNEARALSPQRLSQRLRATALPAELGHLTHAFNGALDRLEAAYTRLDGFNADVAHELRTPLANLMGQTQVALSRPRDRDALQEVLQSNLEELERLRAIVNDMLFLSRAGQGDIAVDTRQLQLADEVAKAGEFLEFLFEEAQLGLRIEGDAQACIDPSLFRRALTNLLHNAVQHAQPGSDVRVLLTSEGQGARIAVVNQGREIAGEHLPLLFERFYRVDAAREYQGERHHGLGLSIVKAIAALHGGEVFASSAGGQTTVGFGVARRAPA
- a CDS encoding TonB family protein, whose protein sequence is MSAAPSRHWAIAALLATLLHAAVIAMLLWPTHDRVPLPATAAVRMVMLVPAETVQAPPAADTPLPVGPPVPQGRPAEAEAAVLPAPVSVRSTVPATAVPPVPAAADGELAVAAGAAPASAAPGAEQATAPPASAAAPGPQVQAPRDSSGSGLQAMARWQAQLLGHLERHKRYPRQAQRRREQGVADVQFAVDRHGQVSAIRLLQGSGVAALDAETLAVVQRAQPVPPPPAGVPGDPVQVVVPVEFFLDRR
- a CDS encoding efflux RND transporter periplasmic adaptor subunit produces the protein MPMPDVSALLRRRRPLLASVLLLALLLGFLFHGASRTDAQPSTAPPPVPVVTTRVEQRDVAHWRNGIGTVQSLQSAVLRPQVDGVLTEVLFEEGQKVQRGQLLARIDDRAIRADLGGAQAALSRDQATLQAARSDLARLQHLSGDQLVSRQMLEQQAATVKQLQATGNGNQSAVDAARVQLSYTRIVSPLDGRIGLRQVDPGNLVRASDTQGLVTVQQTDPISVVFPLPQDALPQLRAALAAGPVAVQALDRDGGQLLAEGTLRVIDNQVEEASGTVRLRASFGNADDRLWPGQLVSVRVLAGRSRAALVLPPEAVLRGVDGSFVYRVEADGRAQPVPVEAGAQGDGAVVVRGALKVGDVVVRDGQSRLRPGSAVAEARPAAATSTRGAAP
- a CDS encoding heavy metal response regulator transcription factor, whose amino-acid sequence is MKLLIVEDESKTAHYLRTGLGEQGWAVDLAADGISGLHLARELDYDVIVLDVMLPGMDGFSVLRELRRSKQTPVIMLTARDRVDDRVHGLGQGADDYLVKPFSFIELLARLQALVRRGRQQEPTELQVGDLQVNLLARRAFRDGNRLDLTGKEFALLALLAQRRGQILSKTLIAAQVWDINFDSNTNVVEVAIKRLRSKIDGPYARRLLHTVRGMGYVLEVREGEEEPRA
- a CDS encoding biopolymer transporter ExbD, producing the protein MHLPEGNDDDDTALPEQHDINVTPFIDVMLVLLIIFMVAAPLSTVDIAVQLPASRTAAATPPDPPLQLALSADGSLRLQQQVVAPGDLGRLLDARSGGDRNRSVLLAADRQVAYQQVIAVLDQLRMQGYLRVGLVAQDAAAP
- the exbB gene encoding tonB-system energizer ExbB, with the translated sequence MAMVVAAGALTPWQMYLQADAVVKTVMLGLAVASLATWTVLLAKQWELRGQRRQVQAAIAALRHARDWPQACTEPALQQGVAGQLLHAAQDELEQSADLAHVQGVAPRLASRLHRIELAALRRWRVGTGVLATVGAVAPFVGLFGTVWGIMNSFVGIAASHSSSLAVVAPGIAEALLATAMGLVAAIPAVVIYNHLGRRITVLRAELGDASAALQQRVSRELDRPSAERADAPA
- a CDS encoding biliverdin-producing heme oxygenase gives rise to the protein MPTDTPAAAPAAPTRAEGLKAATRLTHDRLDQRIMAARIFDDRERFAGFLRMQYRFHRDIEALYALPALQALLPDLAQRSRLARIAQDLADLGQPLPPAAAPRLASDAAVPTALGWLYVAEGSNLGGTLLYKLAAALGLDARFGARHLAAHPEGAARHWRAFTTALNTLVLPPDQEQAMVAGAQAAFAAVNAYVAEELP